From a single Desulfurella sp. genomic region:
- a CDS encoding phosphatidylserine decarboxylase, whose amino-acid sequence MKTTKKDIIAKEGYPFIASFVIGSLLVKNKFLKATLLGASAFSVYFFRNPKKNIHYEKNMVLSPADGTIVDISNAYERFFFKSEVNKISIFMSVFDVHINLAPFKGVCLDKIYNKGLFISANKPKASLENEQCALLFENEDGKKIVVVQIAGIIARRIVTYTKPNDKVEAGDIIGLIRFGSRVDIYSENELNLAVHMNQKIKGGDLIGYL is encoded by the coding sequence ATGAAAACTACAAAAAAAGATATAATAGCAAAAGAAGGTTACCCATTTATTGCTTCTTTTGTTATTGGTTCACTTCTTGTTAAAAATAAATTTCTAAAAGCTACATTGCTTGGTGCAAGTGCATTTAGTGTATATTTTTTTAGAAATCCAAAGAAAAATATCCACTATGAAAAAAATATGGTATTATCACCAGCAGATGGCACTATTGTGGATATATCCAACGCTTATGAAAGGTTTTTCTTTAAATCAGAAGTTAATAAAATTAGCATATTTATGTCAGTATTTGATGTGCATATAAACCTTGCTCCATTTAAAGGTGTATGTTTGGATAAAATTTACAACAAAGGCTTATTTATTAGCGCCAATAAACCAAAAGCTTCGCTTGAAAACGAACAATGTGCCCTTCTTTTTGAAAATGAAGATGGTAAAAAAATAGTAGTGGTGCAAATTGCTGGCATTATAGCAAGAAGAATCGTAACATATACAAAACCAAATGACAAAGTAGAAGCTGGAGACATTATAGGTCTTATACGCTTTGGCTCAAGGGTTGATATTTACAGCGAAAATGAATTAAATTTAGCAGTACATATGAATCAAAAAATAAAAGGTGGAGATTTAATAGGTTATTTATGA
- a CDS encoding nicotinamide-nucleotide amidohydrolase family protein produces MNVGILITGSEFATGSKQDTNSSVFAKIAFERGLDVVFIHICKDIEDEIAKSVQFALEMCDILIVSGGLGPTFDDVTRQALSKAFNEKLVYDEKWLKYLEDDYNLRNVEFTDTRKNMALRLLNSKPITNDYGKALGFIYEKNNKTTIVLPGIPQEAKSMLIKAFEWLGYAKKIREIALFRTFGLKESDVSNLVKDFDNTFINVSALGVDVYAKELTSAGKIEAVLGKYIYAKDESEMEEVVGNILRQKQLTIATAESSTGGLIVSRLVNIAGSSDYCLGGIVSYSNKAKMKILGVDKQTLESFGAVSEQTAKEMLLGAKRLFGADIVLADTGIAGPGGGTNEKPVGLHYIGIMVKDNISIYKEIYQAQRNYTRLYISQFALNLVRLALS; encoded by the coding sequence ATGAATGTTGGTATTTTAATTACAGGTAGTGAGTTTGCCACAGGATCAAAACAGGATACAAATTCATCTGTTTTTGCAAAAATTGCATTTGAGCGAGGTTTGGATGTTGTTTTTATACATATTTGCAAAGATATTGAAGATGAGATTGCAAAAAGCGTCCAGTTTGCACTTGAAATGTGCGACATCCTTATTGTGAGTGGTGGACTGGGTCCTACATTTGATGATGTAACGCGTCAGGCATTATCAAAAGCATTTAATGAAAAGTTGGTTTATGATGAAAAATGGCTTAAATATTTAGAAGATGATTACAATTTGCGCAATGTAGAATTCACAGATACAAGGAAAAATATGGCGCTTAGACTTTTAAATTCAAAGCCAATAACCAATGATTACGGTAAAGCTTTAGGTTTTATATATGAAAAAAACAACAAAACAACAATTGTTTTGCCAGGCATACCGCAAGAAGCAAAAAGTATGCTAATTAAAGCTTTTGAATGGTTGGGGTATGCAAAAAAAATTAGAGAAATTGCATTGTTTAGGACATTTGGCTTAAAAGAAAGTGATGTTAGCAACTTAGTTAAAGATTTTGACAATACATTTATCAATGTTTCGGCTTTGGGTGTTGATGTTTATGCCAAAGAGCTAACTAGTGCTGGTAAAATTGAAGCAGTTCTTGGTAAATACATATATGCAAAAGATGAGTCCGAAATGGAAGAAGTTGTTGGAAATATATTGAGGCAAAAACAATTAACGATTGCTACGGCCGAATCCTCAACAGGTGGTCTTATTGTGTCAAGACTTGTAAATATAGCAGGCTCATCCGATTATTGTCTTGGAGGTATAGTTAGCTACTCTAATAAGGCAAAAATGAAAATACTGGGTGTAGACAAGCAAACGCTTGAATCTTTTGGAGCAGTTAGTGAGCAAACGGCAAAAGAAATGCTACTTGGCGCTAAGCGTCTTTTTGGCGCAGATATTGTTTTAGCTGATACAGGTATTGCTGGACCAGGTGGTGGTACGAACGAAAAACCAGTAGGTTTGCACTATATAGGTATTATGGTAAAAGACAATATTAGTATTTATAAAGAGATTTATCAGGCACAAAGAAACTATACAAGATTGTATATTTCTCAATTTGCTTTAAATTTAGTTAGACTTGCTCTTTCTTAA
- the ilvC gene encoding ketol-acid reductoisomerase has translation MLNVYYDKDADLSLIKSKKIAIIGYGSQGYAHSHNLKDSGCNVVVGLKEGSKSWQKAVNNGHKVMNVAEACKWADVIMILTPDETQSALYKSEIEPNLKEGDYLAFAHGFNIHYGQIIPPGNINVMMIAPKGPGHLVRREYEKGMGVPMLISAYQDYSGNTLAMALSYACANGGGRAGVIQTTFKDETETDLFGEQAVLCGGLTALVKAGFETLVEAGYPPEMAYFETFHEMKLIVDLMYEGGISDMRYSISNTAKYGDVTRGPIVINEETKQRMKNILKQIQDGSFAKEWILENQCNRPVFNALLKKDEDHEIEIVGKKLRAMMPWIAASKSIDRNKN, from the coding sequence ATGCTTAACGTTTACTATGACAAAGATGCGGATTTATCTTTAATAAAATCCAAAAAGATTGCAATTATTGGTTATGGCTCGCAGGGTTACGCCCACTCTCATAATCTAAAAGACTCTGGTTGTAATGTTGTGGTTGGCTTAAAAGAAGGCTCAAAAAGCTGGCAAAAAGCCGTTAACAATGGACACAAAGTAATGAATGTAGCTGAAGCTTGCAAATGGGCTGATGTTATAATGATTCTTACGCCAGATGAAACTCAAAGTGCTTTGTATAAAAGTGAAATTGAGCCAAACTTAAAAGAAGGCGATTATCTTGCTTTCGCACATGGTTTTAATATTCATTATGGTCAAATCATACCTCCAGGCAATATAAATGTAATGATGATTGCACCAAAAGGCCCAGGGCATTTAGTAAGAAGAGAATATGAAAAAGGTATGGGCGTGCCTATGCTTATTTCTGCTTATCAGGATTATTCTGGAAATACGCTTGCTATGGCATTGTCTTATGCTTGCGCAAATGGTGGTGGAAGAGCTGGTGTTATACAAACAACTTTTAAAGATGAAACAGAAACTGATCTTTTTGGTGAACAGGCTGTGCTTTGTGGTGGTTTAACTGCGCTTGTTAAAGCGGGTTTTGAAACATTAGTTGAAGCAGGTTATCCACCAGAGATGGCTTATTTTGAAACATTCCACGAAATGAAGCTAATTGTAGATTTGATGTATGAAGGCGGCATTTCAGATATGAGGTATTCTATATCAAATACTGCCAAATATGGAGATGTTACAAGAGGTCCAATTGTAATCAATGAAGAAACTAAACAAAGAATGAAAAATATATTAAAACAAATTCAAGATGGCAGTTTTGCAAAAGAATGGATATTAGAAAATCAGTGCAACAGACCAGTATTTAATGCGCTTCTTAAAAAAGATGAGGACCACGAAATAGAAATAGTAGGCAAAAAATTAAGAGCAATGATGCCATGGATTGCCGCTTCAAAATCTATTGATAGGAATAAAAATTAA
- a CDS encoding diadenylate cyclase, whose amino-acid sequence MQISEQILNSAISIIETDKDISLLVYYSDIKKLNIDELLKKDIRKIIVFKRTEIEEDNHEQLQNLKNLPSITVPNISFTRTNKLKVAIVMALAANILSKDSRLIALTGLNNIDSMIYLEIEKEKELLLFRENIDFGESIRPEVFEKILRIALELANQGREGKSVGALFVLGDIENIKPYIKQMIFNPFKGYDPKERNIMLSNLDDTIKEYSVLDGAFLISGDGTLESAGAHIAASADTTDLPKGLGSRHMAAAAITSVSNAMSIVVSESTGDVSVFKNGKLITQIEKAI is encoded by the coding sequence ATGCAAATAAGCGAACAAATACTAAATAGCGCAATCAGTATAATAGAAACGGATAAAGATATCAGTTTGCTTGTATATTACAGTGATATAAAAAAATTAAACATAGATGAGCTTCTAAAAAAAGACATAAGAAAAATTATTGTTTTCAAACGTACCGAGATTGAAGAAGATAATCATGAACAACTCCAAAATTTAAAAAACCTTCCAAGTATTACAGTACCAAATATAAGTTTTACAAGAACAAATAAACTGAAAGTAGCCATTGTTATGGCTCTTGCTGCAAATATTTTATCCAAAGATTCAAGGCTTATAGCTTTAACTGGTCTAAATAATATAGATAGTATGATCTATTTAGAAATAGAAAAAGAAAAAGAACTTTTACTTTTTAGAGAAAATATTGATTTTGGTGAGAGTATAAGACCAGAAGTATTTGAAAAAATATTGCGTATTGCGCTTGAGCTAGCAAACCAAGGAAGAGAAGGAAAATCTGTTGGCGCTTTGTTCGTATTAGGCGACATTGAAAACATAAAGCCATATATTAAACAAATGATTTTTAATCCTTTTAAAGGCTACGATCCTAAAGAAAGAAATATTATGTTATCTAACCTTGATGATACAATAAAAGAATACAGTGTATTAGATGGTGCTTTTTTAATCAGTGGGGATGGTACATTAGAGTCGGCTGGGGCTCACATTGCAGCTTCTGCTGACACTACTGATCTACCCAAAGGTTTGGGTTCAAGACACATGGCTGCTGCTGCTATCACAAGTGTATCAAATGCAATGAGCATAGTTGTATCAGAATCGACAGGAGACGTTAGCGTCTTTAAAAACGGAAAACTAATAACACAAATTGAAAAAGCTATATAA
- the ilvN gene encoding acetolactate synthase small subunit, which produces MKRIFSVIVENESGVLSRIANLFSARGYNIESLNVAPINELNLSRMTIVTEGDENILEQIGKQLNKLIDTIKVIEYSDDVAYVEREMALIKMHTDSSTRAEILRIVDIFRGKIVDVSQNSYTIEVTGSSEKINAILNLLEPLGIKEIARTGKVAMSRESKQ; this is translated from the coding sequence ATGAAAAGAATATTTTCAGTTATAGTAGAAAACGAATCAGGTGTTTTGTCGCGTATAGCAAATCTTTTTAGCGCAAGAGGCTACAACATAGAAAGCTTAAATGTTGCACCTATAAATGAACTTAATTTATCTAGAATGACTATAGTTACAGAAGGCGATGAAAATATTTTAGAACAAATAGGAAAACAGCTTAATAAGCTTATTGATACTATAAAAGTAATTGAATATAGCGATGATGTAGCATATGTAGAGCGTGAAATGGCTTTAATCAAAATGCATACGGATTCATCCACAAGGGCTGAAATTTTGCGCATAGTTGATATATTCAGGGGTAAAATAGTTGACGTATCGCAAAATTCATATACAATAGAAGTAACAGGAAGTTCCGAAAAAATCAATGCTATTTTAAATTTACTCGAACCTCTTGGGATTAAAGAAATTGCAAGGACTGGAAAAGTTGCAATGTCAAGAGAATCAAAACAATAA
- the pssA gene encoding CDP-diacylglycerol--serine O-phosphatidyltransferase, with protein MKQKNALYILPNLFTTANMLSGFYSIIESYQGDYLTAAWLLILAVVFDNLDGKIARLTHCESRFGVEYDSLSDLVSFGVAPAFLMYTFALSDMGRIGVIAASLFLLTGALRLARFNVITTKTIDFVGLPIPGGAIIIASIILAILHFNIEYKDYKIFFLVSVYVISFLMISTIKYRSFKKVKLDGRISIRVFALILLILSLVIYKPYIFVPLIGLSYALSGPIELIIKFFKKGRVNHELQDSKNI; from the coding sequence ATGAAACAAAAAAACGCACTTTACATATTGCCAAATCTGTTTACTACTGCCAATATGCTTTCTGGTTTCTACAGTATTATAGAGTCTTATCAGGGAGATTATCTGACAGCAGCGTGGCTTTTGATATTGGCTGTGGTATTTGACAATTTAGATGGCAAAATAGCAAGACTTACTCATTGTGAGAGTAGGTTTGGGGTTGAATATGACTCTTTGTCTGACCTTGTAAGTTTTGGAGTCGCACCAGCATTTTTAATGTACACATTCGCTTTAAGTGATATGGGCCGAATAGGAGTTATTGCTGCATCGCTATTTTTATTAACAGGTGCGCTAAGACTTGCACGTTTCAACGTTATTACAACAAAAACAATTGATTTTGTAGGCTTACCTATACCAGGTGGGGCTATAATAATTGCAAGCATAATATTAGCGATTTTACATTTTAATATTGAATATAAAGATTACAAAATATTTTTTTTAGTGAGCGTGTATGTAATCTCGTTTTTAATGATTAGTACAATCAAATATAGAAGTTTTAAAAAAGTAAAACTAGATGGAAGAATTTCAATTAGAGTTTTTGCGCTTATACTATTAATTTTATCGCTTGTTATATATAAACCTTACATATTTGTTCCACTTATTGGCCTATCTTATGCTTTGTCTGGTCCAATAGAATTAATAATAAAGTTTTTTAAAAAAGGGAGGGTTAACCATGAGCTCCAGGATAGTAAAAATATTTGA
- a CDS encoding thiamine pyrophosphate-binding protein: MSGKLKGAEIFIECLKKEGAKHLFGIPGGAIIDLHDAIYKQKDIEFILTRHEQGAVHMADGYARSTGQVGVSLVTSGPGATNAVTGIATAYMDSIPLVVFTGQVPTHLIGNDAFQEVDIVGITRSCTKHNFLVKDVKDLAYTIKKAFYIARTGRPGPVLVDIPKDVQTASCEFEYPDAIHLRSYNPTYHGNPKQIKKVAKVIEQAERPLLYIGGGVITSNAHKEVLELAERLQIPAFTTLMGIGAFPADHPLSLGMAGMHGTYKANMAIQYCDLLISIGARFDDRITGKVSEFAPNA, from the coding sequence ATGAGTGGAAAGTTAAAAGGCGCAGAAATCTTTATCGAATGTCTCAAAAAAGAAGGAGCAAAACATCTATTTGGCATACCAGGTGGTGCAATTATTGACTTGCATGATGCCATTTATAAGCAAAAAGATATAGAGTTCATCCTAACAAGACACGAGCAAGGTGCTGTTCACATGGCAGATGGATATGCAAGAAGTACGGGCCAGGTTGGCGTTAGCCTTGTTACAAGCGGACCGGGCGCAACTAATGCTGTAACAGGTATTGCAACAGCATATATGGACTCTATACCTCTTGTTGTTTTTACAGGTCAGGTACCTACACATTTAATAGGCAACGATGCTTTCCAAGAAGTTGATATAGTAGGCATTACAAGATCTTGCACAAAACATAATTTTTTAGTAAAAGATGTTAAAGATTTAGCCTATACCATAAAAAAAGCTTTTTACATAGCAAGAACAGGCAGGCCAGGCCCCGTTTTGGTTGATATACCAAAAGATGTACAAACAGCAAGCTGTGAATTTGAGTATCCGGATGCAATACATTTGAGAAGTTATAACCCGACTTACCACGGTAACCCAAAACAGATAAAAAAGGTAGCTAAAGTAATTGAGCAAGCAGAAAGACCACTTTTGTATATTGGTGGTGGCGTAATTACTTCAAATGCGCATAAAGAAGTTTTAGAGCTAGCAGAAAGATTGCAAATACCTGCTTTTACTACACTTATGGGTATTGGGGCGTTTCCTGCAGACCATCCTTTGAGCCTGGGCATGGCTGGCATGCACGGTACCTATAAAGCAAATATGGCCATTCAATACTGCGATTTACTTATTTCTATAGGAGCAAGGTTTGACGATAGAATCACTGGAAAAGTATCCGAGTTTGCTCCAAATGCACA
- a CDS encoding alpha/beta hydrolase, with product MKKEFVIIKGSQISYELENPNEQNNIIFIHGSGATKLTWKHQLKATLPNYTKIALDLIGHGESQGNGYSSIDDYVDFIKSFIEALDLKNVTLCGHSMGGATVLQFSLKYPHLLDKIIIAGSGAKLKVHQDILKATLEGTNYAVDWAYCEHTKKELIEEAESEFNNTNKIVRYNDFLACNEFDIMQKVNQIDKPTLVIVGSCDKLTPIKYAQYLKDNIKHSQMVIIQNAGHMSMWEKPDDFNKAICNFLQ from the coding sequence TTGAAAAAGGAATTTGTTATTATAAAAGGTTCACAAATTTCATATGAGCTAGAAAATCCAAATGAACAAAATAATATTATTTTTATACATGGTTCTGGAGCTACCAAACTAACGTGGAAGCATCAGCTAAAAGCAACATTGCCCAATTATACAAAAATTGCTCTTGATTTAATTGGACATGGTGAGTCTCAAGGTAATGGTTATTCTTCTATTGATGATTATGTTGATTTTATAAAGTCATTTATTGAAGCCTTAGACTTAAAAAATGTAACACTTTGCGGACATTCTATGGGTGGCGCAACTGTTTTGCAATTCAGTCTCAAATACCCACACCTTTTAGATAAAATTATCATTGCTGGAAGCGGCGCAAAATTAAAAGTTCATCAAGATATTTTAAAAGCAACCCTGGAAGGTACAAACTATGCAGTAGATTGGGCTTATTGCGAACATACAAAAAAAGAACTGATCGAAGAAGCTGAAAGTGAATTTAATAATACAAACAAAATCGTACGATACAATGATTTTCTTGCTTGCAATGAGTTTGATATAATGCAAAAAGTAAATCAGATAGATAAACCTACACTTGTTATTGTAGGCTCTTGCGACAAACTTACACCTATTAAATATGCCCAATATCTAAAAGATAATATTAAACATTCGCAAATGGTTATTATCCAAAATGCTGGCCACATGTCTATGTGGGAGAAACCTGATGATTTTAATAAAGCAATCTGCAATTTTCTACAATAA
- the folD gene encoding bifunctional methylenetetrahydrofolate dehydrogenase/methenyltetrahydrofolate cyclohydrolase FolD, producing the protein MVVLDGKTLANKIKSQVKDEIYQLKSKGIIPGLAVILVGNNPASQVYVNMKTKACEEVGIYSINHRMPEEVNEKDLLYVIDMLNKNPLVNAILVQLPLPSKINEERVIEAIDPKKDVDGFHPYNMGRLLRGKPFIYPCTPYGVMKLFEEYNIELKGKDVCVIGTGNITGKPMSYMLLNEYASVQICHIYTKNLKDKTKNADIIISATGKAHLITQDMVKEGAVVVDVGITKINDKIIGDVDFENVSKIASYITPVPGGVGPMTIAMLIENTVFLAKQQNNIV; encoded by the coding sequence ATGGTTGTATTAGACGGTAAAACACTGGCAAATAAAATTAAATCTCAGGTAAAAGATGAAATATATCAGTTAAAATCTAAAGGTATTATACCAGGTTTGGCTGTTATCCTTGTAGGTAATAACCCGGCAAGCCAGGTATACGTTAATATGAAAACAAAGGCTTGTGAAGAAGTAGGAATATACTCTATAAACCATAGAATGCCTGAAGAAGTAAATGAAAAAGATTTACTTTATGTAATAGATATGTTGAACAAAAATCCTCTGGTTAATGCAATTTTAGTACAATTACCTCTACCTTCAAAAATTAACGAAGAACGTGTAATAGAAGCAATTGATCCTAAAAAAGATGTAGATGGATTTCACCCATACAATATGGGAAGATTATTGCGCGGTAAACCATTTATTTATCCATGTACACCATATGGCGTAATGAAGTTATTTGAAGAGTACAATATAGAATTAAAAGGCAAAGATGTATGCGTAATAGGTACGGGCAATATTACAGGTAAACCCATGTCTTATATGCTTTTGAATGAATATGCCAGTGTACAAATCTGTCACATATATACAAAAAATCTCAAAGATAAAACAAAAAATGCAGATATCATAATAAGCGCTACAGGCAAAGCCCATTTAATTACTCAAGATATGGTAAAAGAAGGTGCAGTTGTAGTGGATGTAGGGATAACTAAAATTAATGATAAAATCATAGGCGATGTTGATTTTGAAAATGTATCAAAAATTGCTAGCTACATAACACCAGTCCCAGGTGGTGTTGGGCCTATGACAATTGCTATGCTAATAGAAAATACTGTATTTTTAGCTAAACAACAAAACAATATAGTTTAA
- a CDS encoding thiamine pyrophosphate-dependent enzyme → DIDPTSISKNIKVDYPIVGDAKLVLKELLSILKDNNKIQQNRKKWLDLIKKWDSEHPLSYEDSDKVIKPQYVIQLLNKLTKELDPIVSTEVGQHQMWVAQFYNFNKPRRFLTSGGLGTMGFGFPAGIGASFANPDKQVFVIAGDGSFQMNLQELAVLATYKLQTKVIILNNSYLGMVRQWQQLFYGRRYANTNIEVQPDFVKLSESYGITAKRVEYKKDVEQALTELINYNGPYVLDIKIEREENVYPMVPGGAPLSDMILT, encoded by the coding sequence GATATTGACCCAACAAGTATAAGTAAAAATATTAAAGTTGATTATCCTATAGTAGGCGATGCAAAACTGGTTTTAAAGGAACTTCTTTCCATTCTTAAAGATAACAACAAAATTCAACAAAACAGAAAAAAGTGGCTGGATTTAATAAAAAAGTGGGACAGCGAACATCCTCTTTCATACGAAGACTCGGATAAAGTTATAAAACCACAATATGTAATACAATTACTAAACAAATTAACAAAAGAGTTGGATCCAATTGTTTCAACAGAAGTAGGCCAACATCAAATGTGGGTTGCGCAATTTTATAATTTCAATAAACCCAGAAGATTTTTAACATCAGGCGGTCTTGGTACAATGGGATTTGGATTTCCTGCAGGTATAGGTGCAAGTTTTGCAAATCCAGACAAACAGGTATTTGTTATAGCTGGAGATGGTTCTTTTCAGATGAATTTACAAGAATTAGCTGTTCTTGCAACGTATAAATTACAAACAAAGGTTATTATTTTAAATAACTCTTATTTGGGCATGGTAAGGCAGTGGCAACAGTTGTTTTACGGCAGAAGGTATGCAAATACCAATATAGAAGTACAACCTGATTTTGTAAAATTATCAGAAAGCTATGGCATTACAGCAAAAAGAGTTGAATACAAAAAAGATGTTGAACAGGCACTTACAGAATTAATAAATTATAATGGTCCATACGTGCTTGATATAAAAATCGAAAGAGAAGAAAATGTTTATCCTATGGTACCAGGTGGCGCACCACTTAGCGATATGATTTTAACTTAG
- a CDS encoding DUF805 domain-containing protein, translating into MNNLEMNKTQETIYSSNNPLKYWLYVLKHSLDFKTRLPRKEFWMFYLGNIIVFIILISLLTLVLYIFKVTDYTQLVAIYSTFVIVWRIVLLLPALSLQTRRFHDLN; encoded by the coding sequence ATGAACAATCTAGAAATGAATAAAACTCAAGAAACAATTTATAGTTCAAATAATCCTTTAAAATATTGGTTATATGTTTTAAAACACTCATTGGATTTTAAAACACGCTTGCCTAGAAAGGAATTCTGGATGTTTTATCTTGGAAATATTATAGTATTTATTATTTTGATATCTTTACTAACGCTTGTTTTATATATATTTAAAGTTACAGATTATACTCAGTTAGTTGCAATTTACTCAACTTTTGTTATTGTATGGAGAATTGTTTTATTGCTTCCTGCACTTTCACTACAGACAAGGCGTTTTCACGATTTGAACTAA
- a CDS encoding 2-isopropylmalate synthase — protein sequence MSSRIVKIFDTTLRDGEQSPGASLNIEEKIAIAKQLEKLGVDVIEAGFAAASPGDFEAINAIAKTIKNSTIASLARAVKPDIEKGLEAIKPAQRKRLHTFIATSPIHVEKKLKMSYEAVLDAAVEAVKFARNGCEEVEFSAEDATRSNWDYLCKVVESVINAGASVVNLPDTVGYTTPQEYYELITYIKNKVPNIDKAEVSVHCHNDLGMAVANSLSAVLAGADQVECTINGIGERAGNASLEEIVMAIKVRNDIYKASTNINTKEIYRTSRLVSKLTGIDIQRNKAIVGKNAFAHEAGIHQDGVIKEKSTYEIMKPEDVGIDSSSLVLGKHSGKHGLEKRLIELGYQLTKEELEDIFEKFKVLADKKKEVYDEDLHALVEDKIKFSPSVYEIVSLQVSSGTNITPTATIKLSKNGEIFEDAALGDGPVDAVYKALERITFVKGQLKFYEIKSITESREALGEATVKVYFPNIDKNIIGRGVATDVIEASAKAYLDAINKALMYM from the coding sequence ATGAGCTCCAGGATAGTAAAAATATTTGACACAACGCTAAGGGACGGAGAACAATCACCGGGTGCCAGTTTAAATATCGAAGAAAAGATTGCAATTGCAAAACAACTTGAAAAATTAGGTGTTGATGTTATTGAAGCAGGTTTTGCTGCTGCAAGTCCAGGTGATTTTGAAGCAATAAATGCAATAGCAAAAACAATAAAGAATTCCACCATAGCATCCCTTGCAAGAGCAGTGAAACCAGATATTGAAAAAGGCTTAGAAGCAATAAAGCCAGCTCAACGCAAAAGACTGCATACATTTATAGCAACAAGCCCAATACATGTGGAAAAGAAACTAAAAATGAGCTATGAAGCTGTACTTGATGCAGCAGTTGAAGCAGTGAAATTTGCAAGAAATGGCTGCGAAGAAGTGGAGTTTTCTGCTGAAGATGCAACGCGCTCAAACTGGGATTACCTTTGCAAAGTTGTCGAAAGTGTAATTAATGCAGGAGCAAGCGTTGTGAATTTGCCAGATACAGTGGGATACACCACACCCCAAGAGTACTATGAACTCATAACCTACATAAAAAATAAAGTACCAAATATTGATAAAGCAGAAGTTTCTGTCCACTGTCACAATGATTTAGGTATGGCTGTTGCTAACTCTCTATCTGCAGTTTTGGCTGGAGCAGACCAGGTAGAATGCACAATAAATGGCATAGGAGAGCGTGCAGGGAACGCCTCTTTGGAAGAAATTGTTATGGCTATAAAGGTTAGAAACGATATATATAAAGCCTCAACAAATATAAATACAAAAGAAATCTACCGCACAAGCAGGCTTGTAAGCAAGCTAACAGGCATAGATATCCAGCGCAATAAAGCTATAGTGGGTAAAAATGCCTTTGCACATGAAGCTGGTATACATCAAGACGGTGTAATTAAAGAAAAAAGCACATACGAAATCATGAAACCAGAAGATGTAGGTATTGACTCAAGTTCACTTGTGCTTGGCAAACACTCAGGCAAACACGGACTTGAAAAAAGGCTTATTGAGCTTGGCTACCAGCTAACCAAAGAAGAACTTGAAGACATATTTGAAAAATTCAAAGTCCTTGCAGACAAGAAAAAAGAAGTATACGACGAAGACCTGCACGCACTTGTAGAAGATAAAATAAAATTCAGTCCATCTGTGTATGAAATTGTTAGCTTGCAGGTAAGCTCTGGCACAAACATTACACCTACTGCTACAATAAAGTTATCCAAAAACGGTGAGATATTTGAAGATGCAGCATTGGGAGATGGTCCGGTAGATGCAGTTTACAAAGCTTTAGAGCGAATTACATTTGTTAAAGGTCAACTTAAATTTTATGAAATCAAATCCATAACAGAAAGCAGAGAAGCCTTGGGTGAAGCAACTGTAAAAGTATATTTTCCGAATATTGATAAAAATATAATTGGCAGAGGTGTTGCAACAGATGTTATAGAAGCAAGCGCAAAAGCTTATCTAGATGCTATTAATAAAGCGCTGATGTATATGTAA